In the genome of Magnolia sinica isolate HGM2019 chromosome 2, MsV1, whole genome shotgun sequence, one region contains:
- the LOC131236852 gene encoding pentatricopeptide repeat-containing protein At2g13600-like, whose protein sequence is MLRKLKNSFEIAQFQKPISGISLKSRNFHSDPSQTNLSSLRNSMQQIHAQILFNSELPDTHPANLRATSYFRSVDPELALRMFDQMPQRDSISWTQIITFYSRSKQSEKAIWAFYSMIQEGQNPNRSSLISTLNSCGNLSKLIQGKQLHSQILKRIPSSDVILGNVLIDFYSKCGELSDAHRAFDEIIEKDLVSWTSMLSGYSQNGLSREALDFFVLIHSLDMGFSHYTFSVTAKACREFKESRVGEELHSLVIKTGFDSNVFVASSLLDMYSKHRNIACARKIFDLMAEPNVVSWTSIITGYVQIGEGEEALELFRHQIRVNVQPDAFSLSSILAACSDIPTLEFGKQIHANIVKLGFEFQLFAGNSLVGMYSKCGCLSDARRMHESMHIHDVVTWTSMIAGYAQHGHGVEALEIFDQMRESNVRPNSITFVAVLSACSRSGLVDEGIKHFRSMGVDYGIEAGEEHYTCMVDILARAGRVKEAEEFMKEMPFEPSASAWGALLSGCRASGELGLGLKCAEQLFRLEPGSASNHILLANMYAAEGRWEEMGRIRGLMKEKGLKKESGYSWIEVGKEVSVFGVGDGLHPQSDLIYAMLHHLSLEMEEKRY, encoded by the coding sequence ATGCTTAGGAAGCTCAAAAACTCCTTTGAGATTGCTCAATTTCAAAAACCTATCTCTGGTATTTCTTTGAAATCCAGAAATTTCCATTCAGATCCCTCACAAACCAACTTGTCTTCCCTTCGAAACTCCATGCAACAAATTCATGCCCAAATCCTCTTCAATTCCGAATTGCCAGACACCCATCCTGCCAATCTCAGGGCAACATCGTACTTCAGAAGCGTCGATCCCGAACTCGCTCTTCGAATGTTTGATCAAATGCCCCAAAGAGATTCAATATCTTGGACCCAAATAATAACGTTTTACTCACGAAGCAAACAATCAGAAAAGGCCATTTGGGCCTTCTACTCAATGATTCAGGAAGGACAAAATCCCAATCGATCTTCCCTGATCTCTACCCTGAATTCATGCGGCAATTTATCAAAATTAATCCAAGGAAAGCAGCTCCATTCACAAATTCTGAAAAGAATTCCTTCATCTGATGTGATTCTCGGCAATGTGTTGATTGACTTTTATTCAAAATGCGGGGAACTGAGCGACGCACATCGAGCATTTGATGAAATTATTGAAAAGGACTTGGTATCATGGACTTCAATGCTATCCGGGTATTCTCAGAATGGATTAAGCAGAGAAGCTTTGGACTTTTTCGTGCTTATCCACAGTCTAGACATGGGTTTTAGCCATTACACCTTTTCGGTAACAGCCAAAGCTTGTAGAGAGTTCAAAGAAAGTAGAGTAGGGGAAGAACTTCATAGCCTGGTAATAAAAACTGGCTTTGATTCTAATGTCTTTGTTGCAAGTTCACTCTTGGATATGTACTCAAAACATAGAAACATTGCATGTGCACGCAAGATTTTTGATTTGATGGCCGAACCCAATGTTGTTTCGTGGACTTCAATAATCACAGGTTATGTCCAAATCGGTGAAGGAGAAGAAGCATTGGAATTATTTAGGCATCAGATTCGAGTAAATGTCCAACCTGATGCTTTTTCCTTGTCGAGCATTCTGGCTGCGTGCTCGGATATCCCAACACTCGAATTTGGGAAGCAAATTCATGCAAATATCGTTAAATTGGGGTTTGAATTTCAACTTTTTGCAGGTAATTCTCTTGTGGGGATGTACTCGAAATGTGGGTGTCTATCTGATGCTCGTAGAATGCACGAATCAATGCACATACATGACGTTGTTACATGGACATCAATGATTGCCGGCTACGCCCAACATGGCCATGGTGTTGAGGCTCTAGAGATCTTCGACCAGATGAGAGAATCGAATGTGAGACCAAACTCAATCACATTTGTCGCAGTCTTGTCAGCGTGTAGCCGGTCAGGTTTGGTTGACGAAGGAATCAAGCATTTCCGGTCGATGGGTGTGGATTATGGGATCGAGGCGGGCGAAGAGCATTACACGTGCATGGTTGATATCCTTGCGCGGGCGGGACGTGTGAAGGAAGCTGAGGAGTTCATGAAGGAGATGCCTTTTGAACCAAGTGCTAGCGCTTGGGGCGCATTGTTGAGTGGCTGTAGGGCTAGTGGGGAGTTAGGATTGGGGTTGAAGTGTGCAGAGCAGCTCTTTAGATTGGAACCTGGGTCAGCTTCCAATCATATTCTGTTGGCCAACATGTATGCTGCTGAGGGGAGGTGGGAAGAGATGGGGAGAATAAGAGGGCTGATGAAAGAGAAAGGGCTGAAGAAGGAGAGTGGGTATAGTTGGATTGAGGTTGGAAAGGAGGTGAGTGTGTTTGGTGTAGGTGATGGCTTGCACCCACAAAGTGATTTGATCTATGCCATGCTACATCATTTATCATTGGAAATGGAAGAGAAAAGGTACTGA